The Rhododendron vialii isolate Sample 1 chromosome 3a, ASM3025357v1 nucleotide sequence tttgcgCTCAAAACACATTGCTTAACTACAGGAAAATAGTCAAACCCACAAACTGCACACCCGCGTAAATTCCACCATCCAATCATTCCCGCCATgacatttctctctcctaaaaccCTACCCCCTTCCCCGTTCCCTCTCCTCCCTcacaaaaaccctaaccccaaaccACCCTACTTCCACCCTCACTCCCTTCCAACCGACACCCTCTGCAAATCCGAATACCGCACCGAAAGAGGCCTCGAATTCGACACTGGCGAGTCCTTCTTCCGCCAGGAGAGCGCCACCGGCCGCGACCTCGGCGTGCTCGCCGCATCCCTCCACCGCAAATCCAACGGCGGTCTCCGAGTCCTCGACGCCATGTGCGGGTGCGGTATCCGGTCGCTGCGGTACTTGGTGGAGGCGGAGGCGGACTTCGTGCTCGCAAACGACGCGAATGAGGAATGCAGGCAAGGACAAGATGATTATAGTGAATAATAATTTTGATGGTAATTGGTGTTgggcacttcattttttgataaaCACATTCCAATGTTTATATTTTAGTCTTCAAAATACACATGTCAAGAacactaaaagaaaaatattggaaTGTGGTTATCTAGTTGAGTGTCTAAATCATTCTCATAATTTTATCTCAAAAACTTAACAATTATattggttttaaaaaaacaattatacatgttcgcccgtccaatttgaACAATTCAACTCCTGCTCAACCATGAGTTTCTAGGAAATAATGGTATTTTTAGAAGTACTTTgaaggagggcaagagggtaatttcacgtATCAACTCACTatggcaattgctgactagagAGAGGCATAATAGACcttttaaacacacacacaatacccaaactcccgatgtgggagctAGCCCAACTGACGCAGGCACAAGAGCCTTGCCATTAAAGAGTGGCACCACGACAGAGGGCCCAAGGGGCCTGCACCAGAGGTCAAGCACCCAAACCACAACGGGTGGGCGAGACTTGGTTGCTTTGAAGGAGGACAAGAGGGTAATTccacataccaactcacctaggcaattgctgactagggagaggcgtaatgaaccctttaaacacacacacacacaatactcAAACTCCCGATGTAGCGTATAAAGCAATAGATTtaggaattgatattcgcgcttcactttttactgatgacgctccactttgtttatgaagttactaacttcacgttaaaattagagtgccatcagtaaaaagtggagcgcgaaaatcagttttctAAATTTAATAGTATATATGCAACTTATATTAATAATATTTATGTAGCCTTTTATTGGTTACAATTTTACCCAACCTTCAAATCATGCGTCCGTCTCGCTGGTTACAGGAGGGTAATTTTGTCGAACATGTGGCGGGTGCCGAGGAGGGGTGGGTCCggggaggaggagaagaggTGGGCGGTGACGCATTTTGACGCGGATAGGGTGATGACGGAGTATTATCTACAGAGGGAGTATTTTGACCTGATTGATGTTGATTCGTTTGGGAGTGATTCGAGTTACTTCAGGCCTGCTATCAATGCTTTAAAATGGGGTGGGTTGCTTTATTTTACTTCCACTGATGGGTACACTTCCGGCGGTAACCGGCCTTATCAGTGAGTTTTCACTTCCCATGTCTTGATCTCAGTTGGGGAATACGTGGAGGGATAAGTTCCTCTCCATACCCCTCCATACTCTCATTTTGTGGATCCATGCCGGTTCTACAATtatgatctgaaccattcattttgCAAAACACGCAAAAAAGTATGTTCATGAAAAACCAGTTCGATCGGATATCTATAAATACACTGATTAGTTAGCATTTTGTTCAGTAAATTGTAAGGTGTAAGTTTATAACCTATTTGCCATTCATTTAACAGTATAAAATGTAACTTGTTCACTTCTATCAATATTTGATGAAATTGGTTTTTTTGCAAACATGATGTTCGTGTTCTGTGAgatgaatggtttggataatGATTGTGGGCCCTGAATAAGCTCTTAAAAGAAGAGTATGCAGGGATATGGAGGGATGGGCTATCGAGAGGAGTTGATCCTGTGAGGGAAAGGCTAAATTTCTGgggggttttttctttttcagagaGAAAAAAATCAGTGTTGCTGCTACTAGTAGTACATTAGTATAAGGCTGAGGTGTTTGGGAGTTGCTTTTTTGGTTTTAGTCGTACTTGGAAAAGCTTAAAAGCTACTATTCTTGGgttttctccttttgttttaGTAAGTTCCTTAttgtgtttttgtaattttatcaAAAGTTTTCCGATTTTtcttgagaaaataaaagaattattgagctcaaaaaaatttatgaaaacaaATAGAAAGTCAAACAGGTCAACCAAAAAACCCAGCTGAAAGGCTAGCAGAAACACAGCCTTGCAAGTTACAACCATTTTTCAGAATATTCATGATTGAGTGGACCAATTTGGTAGTTTTTCTATGTGTGTACATTGGCTGATGGAACAGTAATGGCTGTGTTTCTCTTTCTCTAGTTCTGTAGCTTCATATGGAGCGTATGTTTGCCGTGTTCCATATTCGAATGAGGTTGGTCTGCGAAAGGTTATAGGTGGAGCAGTGCGAGAAGCTTCTGTTTTGGGTTATCATGTTACACCACTTTTCTCGTACTATTCGTTTCATGGACCTGTTTTTAGGGTCATGCTTCGCTTAAGCCGTGGAATGCTTCCTGACAAAAGGTGatatatgattttctttctGAGAAAATCGTAGGAATATAATTTGATGCTAAATCTGTATGAATTTACTCATGTTTTTGGGAATTGTATTGCTTCATAGCAGGCATTATGGTTTCATTGGCTACTGCAAGAGATGTGGGCATTCTCAAGCATTTTCATGGGATGAACTTGGTGGCATTGATTGCCCCTGCAACAAATCAAATGTGTGGCTTCACCCATCCatgtttgttttcctttttgaaattaaaCGAGAGCATTACAAgtaatgtattttatttttaactgcTTAATATCTTGTCGAAGAGATTCACATGTCATGATGGCGCTTTGGTTTTTCctgtttatttattaattttttcatgcGTCTTATGGTACCCTATATTCCATAGTTACTCTTATGAACCTTTCTCTAGTCATCTTTATCTTGTGGTGGGTATATCGAAGAAAGAGGAAAGGGGAGTTGATGACAATATTGTAATCATCTTGAGATCGTTTAAATGCTAAAGAAGATACTGTAATCATCTTGAGATTGTCTAAATGCTAAAGAGGATAATGTAATCATATTGAGATTGTTTAAATACAAATCCATAATTATGCCTGATTGGTATCTAACAATCTCAAGGTTATTACAAACCGCTTAGTATTTAGATCTCAAGATGATTTCAGAACTGCAATTAATGCCTGATTGGTATTTGAACAATCATAAGGTGATTACAGCACCGCTTAGTATTTAGAAAATCTCAAGATGATTCAAGTAGCCTCTTTAGCATTCAAACTATCTCAAGGTGATGACACTATTCTCTTTTAACTCCCCTTCTCCTTTCGTCTTTCTTCAAAGTACAAGATAAAGCAAATACGATGTCTGATTCTACCATGCACTGAGATGTCAGGTGGACTATAGGTATCTTGCTTACACCATTGACTCCTAAATTCTGATATCTTTTCTTCAGGTTTCTGGTTCACTTGTTGTCCTAGGGCCGCTTTGGACAGGACCTCTTCACACTACTACCTACATAACAGAAATGCTAAATTTGGCTGAACAATGGGGATGGACAAATAGTGGCATGGGTTTGGACCTGGAAAAGCTATTAAGGCAGATGATTGATGAAAGTCACCCTGGGTTACCACCTGGATACATCATTATGGACgaggtttgtttttttaaaacttcagAATTTCATGTTTTGGAGTCATGGATACTGCAACTGATGAATACCGCGGTTTGTCGTTTTATTATTGATTTCTTCTTTGTTGATTACGTTTCAGGTATCAAAACGTGCCAAAGTTAATTCTCCTCGCATCAAGACCATGATGAGCAGCATACACCAGGTATATTCTTGCTAGagttattgtaatttttttggcGCGTGGCATATTTTCAACTCTGAACAAGTGAAAACACAAGGCATTCAGTGTTTGGTAATTCTTGCACTAATGAATCCTGCGATGCGTAGAAGAAAGAGTCGATAGATCTAGTGTCGACCCTATTGCCACACAAGTTTGTTTAGGTCCTGAGCATGATATAGTCAATCAGTCCATTTAGGGATTGTACTATGCTCTGCACCTGGTAAACATTTGTCCATCTCCCTCTTATCTACTtttcaatgtatttttttaCTGAATTTTTTGAACATAATCGTCCCTCAAACAGAGATAATACACAAATAACCACTTCTACACTGAGAAAACAAATGTCATTTCCATATCTCTAATGAACCCAAACATTGGGGGAAGAGATGGGAAAAGAGAATGACGTGAACATAGCTAAGTTGTGTTTACTTACGTTAATGGGTAtgtgattttcttttcctttgtggATCCAAAAGCCACACAAACATAACCATATCCATCATGTTGAAGAAGGAATCAAGTTTGTTCCGTTTAAATGTAATGTATAGTGGTAAAAAGCATGATAATTGTTCAACGTCGTTTGTTTTGATTTAGCAGCTATTACCAAAGCTCTATGGAACTTGACTAAATCAGGGTTATTCAGAGCTTACCATATATAATTGCTTTTGTACTTAGATAATAATCAATCAATAATCACATAAATGTGTGATCAAACAGAAAATATAATTAGAGTATGCTATCCACATAGATCTTTATACACATATCTTGCccagatttttttgtggagcccattTATGGTTCCACAAAGATGATCTGAAccgcttattttttaaaaatgattttctaaGGGTTCCCGTCAATAATCAGTCCAATTTGATATTGgtaagtgtttttttaaatttcataggGCGAAATTATGTGGTTCAccctacgaattttgaaaaagcaCTTGCCGATATTGGATTTAGCTAATTTCTTACTGTAACCCttagaaaatcaatttttttaaaggagCGGTTTGGATCTTTGTGCCCAAAATGGGCGGCACATAAAATTCTGTGCAAGATGTGTATTAAGATCTGTGTGGATACTGGATAGCAGGACTCTATACGTGCATAGGATTATAATCTAGATCGGATGCCAAATAAGGTTGCCCGCGGAGATGCTTCAGAACATCTTAATTAGTGTTTGTGACAATTTTGATTTGGTGAAATTGTTGCAGGAAGGATATGTTGCCTGTAGGTCACACATTGCCTCCAATGCCCTGAAGACAAACTGCCCAATGGCAGAATGTGTGAGGATCGCCAAGGAACTCAACAGTGCTGAATGATCCGTTTGCGAAATCATTCTTTCACCTGAAACAAGATGTGAATGTATGGAGCGAAGTTGGTGCTGATGCCCGTTAACAAATCACCAAGTAGCAGGGACGGAAAAACGTGAAACTTTAACCAGGTAGAACTCATAGAAGGCCATTCTGTACTTTGGAAGAAGAAAGTGCAGTAATGAAGAGTATCAGGATATCCTAAGATGGAAGCTATCTGTGTTCACGTTATTCAACTCCGCTTCAGTTTGGCAGGTAGTTTCAGTAGGTAAAGGCTTGCAGCCCACAAAGCTGTGAGGACCCACTGCCTTTTTTTGTTGACAGAAAAGGGGGGCGGGGGAAACTTAGCTAGAAGGCCTCAGCTGCCCAAATTCCAAATTCCGACAATTCAAGAATGGCAGCGATGGTGTCTGTGATTCTATGTGATAGTAGTTATGggcatgaaaaaaaattggagattcTGCCCACTTGTAAAAACAATTCAAGCAAGGGTTGTTAAAACCACAAATTCTTACGATTACAAGTCAGGTCATGAGCAATTATCCTTGTTTGATtgtcaataaaaaattactcctatcTTCGTAGTTGGTTTGCAGTTAAACTCAATGTTAATGGGGAACAACAAACGCATGCCCTTTCTTGTCAAAAACCACAATTCAGAATGACAGCAGTTTGCAATATTCGAATTCAGGAAGAACAATGAACAAACTTTACTGCCCTTCTAGCTTCAGTGTGGATGCCAGTGGCAGAGTCGTGGAAAACTCAAGCCCGAAATCCGTAAAATCCCAAAAATATTTATCTTTTCAAAGGAAAGCACCCTTCCACAGCTCAAGAAGCAATTGGCAACAACCTTTTGAAAAACCATTCCATTCCCTTGAAGACTGGTATTACACGAACAAGCCCAACACATCAATTACTATCACATCATCTCAAAGTATCGAACAAGCATTGCAAGAGCTATATTGACACATTAACCTGGAGATTTGATCTTTGCATAGACGTTGGCATGACATGTAATTCTCTATGCAATGCATACCAGATACCAGTTATGCAATTAGATGATGACGTATAACACAAGCACAGGAAGGAAATTTAGTGTGATGCCATTGGATAAGTACTGGACAACAAAGCTCAGAAAATGTTCACAGTTCCAAACATGGAATAACACTATAGGAAGGCGATGCTCCTCAACTAGGTAACACCATTTTATTCCTCTTCAAATGCAACAGAAGCATTAGCACCATCTCAGCAAGCCGGTTCTTGAGAATGCAAACATCCTTCAAGGGCATTCTTTCGCATAAACTTCACTGGCATATTTCCAGTCAATGACTTTCCATATATTCTTCAGGTAATCGGGTCTAACATTCTTGTACTGCATTAAAAAAGGTAAAAACAGTACTAAGTGCGTCCAGAAGAGCAGCAAATAGTGGTAATTCCACGGAATGAACAGGAAGAAGTGAGCTACTTTTCTTAAACCCACCAACTTGCAACCTAGACATTAAAAGAGTGCCTCAATTCATGTCCATAACTAATGACCTCCCACCATACTtgcaagctttttttttttgaacggcaaaaaccATACTTGCAAGTTACAACAGTTAAATGGTAAGAAATTTATACCTCATTGTTCATTGATGCTCAAGTTTGAACATAAACTTCTCATACAACCCCTTTGATGTATGGCATTGTAGAGGGCACCATAGAGAAAATAACACAATGAAAGAACCAAAGAACAAACAATTTACCTGTAAGTAATATGCATGCTCCCAAACATCTATACCAATCAGAGGAACCAAACTTGGTCCCTTGGTAACCAGTGGGTCCTGAACAGATAGTTGAAAAGTTTGAGATTGTCAATCACACGTTAAACAGAGAACACAAAGACAAGTCAATAATTTTGAGAAATGCAACAGTCAATGAAACAGAAGATAAACTAGTAAATATCACAAGAGAAAGGAATACAACACTTACACGTAACACACAAATAAATAACAAGATAATTAATGTAAGTCTCAAAGAGAACTTGTACTAGCTGGACATTTATCAGAATGGCCCTAGAAACAAAATCacataagaaaaaagaaaacaaattcataTGCAACAATTTCCGGGTTCGTATCAACATTCGTCATTTAAGATGTGAGAAACCATCTAAAGTTGAGAACACCGCCAACTTGCACCCTGGCCGTTGAAATAACTTGGGGTGTTCATGGAGAAAAAGCGAAAAAATGGCTACAAAATCTCAACACCCACAAAATCCTAAGCAATCCTTGTGATCATGATTTACTAATTTGCATTATGAACATTTGCATTGCCTTGCCTGGTTTGCAGTCGTCTCTATCACAAGTTTTTTAAACTCTTTGTCCACACCTAGCCACTGCCAAAGATACATGAATGTGAGAACAGAGAATATAGAGGAACAAAGTGAATTGTCTCAAAGACATCCAGTCGATACAACAACGAATAAAAATATATCGATTAAACAACTTAAGCACTCACCACCCATCCAGAGCCTTGTAAAGCAGCACCTTCAGCGCTCATCTTCTGTATCAATGATTCTAGAGAACCAAAATTTGTGTCAATGGCCCAACCCAGAGAACCCTTTGGAGGCTCGCCACCTCCTTCCTGAAATAAGATTTTGCCATTTGTTCagcacttatcaaaaaaaattataacaaaaGGAAAGAGTACGAAAATGGCTCAGCGTATAATCTTACATGAACTGGGGCAAGGTTCTTCCAGAATACAGAGTGATTGATATGACCTGTTTGGGAAGATTACCGTGTTCATATAAAATAGATTCAAGGACAATAGCTAAACAGGAATAATGAAGAGGTTACCATGAAGAAAAACAAGGGTGTTCAATATACTTTTTTGTTATTCCTTTATGACAACGTCGGCAAGTGTTGATGCTAAATGTTAATCATGCATCACTCTTGATAACTATAGCAACTCATTAGATGAGTGAGTAAATCAGGAAGCAACAGAGCAAATAAGGTGACACATAAAAATCCAGCATACAAACATCTAAACCACAGGTTCTGCTGggaatataaaaaatttactgccCATTCTTTCAGTACATGCCATCATGGCACCTAGAAGAAATTCTTCTAAGGTCCGATTGCTTTTAGCTTATTCACCATTTCACAAGTATCAGATCTTCATGCGAATCATTGTAATACAGACGTGGAACAACTATTCCAGCTTGTCCTTCGTAGTACCTTCGAAGATCTACATCTATCTGTCCAATTTGAAATGAAAGGGTAGAAAGGGACTCTTCACCAAAACATCCCAAAGTCAATACAAAATGTGCAAGTGCTACAACCAAGCCACTCAAAATCGTTTTACCCCATTTTAATATAGGATTTTGAAAGTAAGAATCTGCAGATCTTTGAGGTGGATCAGACCAAACATAGCAATGCTATCTCACATCA carries:
- the LOC131320631 gene encoding tRNA (guanine(26)-N(2))-dimethyltransferase isoform X2, which gives rise to MTFLSPKTLPPSPFPLLPHKNPNPKPPYFHPHSLPTDTLCKSEYRTERGLEFDTGESFFRQESATGRDLGVLAASLHRKSNGGLRVLDAMCGCGIRSLRYLVEAEADFVLANDANEECRRVILSNMWRVPRRGGSGEEEKRWAVTHFDADRVMTEYYLQREYFDLIDVDSFGSDSSYFRPAINALKWGGLLYFTSTDGYTSGGNRPYHSVASYGAYVCRVPYSNEVGLRKVIGGAVREASVLGYHVTPLFSYYSFHGPVFRVMLRLSRGMLPDKRHYGFIGYCKRCGHSQAFSWDELGGIDCPCNKSNVSGSLVVLGPLWTGPLHTTTYITEMLNLAEQWGWTNSGMGLDLEKLLRQMIDESHPGLPPGYIIMDEVSKRAKVNSPRIKTMMSSIHQEGYVACRSHIASNALKTNCPMAECVRIAKELNSAE
- the LOC131320631 gene encoding tRNA (guanine(26)-N(2))-dimethyltransferase isoform X1, yielding MTFLSPKTLPPSPFPLLPHKNPNPKPPYFHPHSLPTDTLCKSEYRTERGLEFDTGESFFRQESATGRDLGVLAASLHRKSNGGLRVLDAMCGCGIRSLRYLVEAEADFVLANDANEECRRVILSNMWRVPRRGGSGEEEKRWAVTHFDADRVMTEYYLQREYFDLIDVDSFGSDSSYFRPAINALKWGGLLYFTSTDGYTSGGNRPYHSVASYGAYVCRVPYSNEVGLRKVIGGAVREASVLGYHVTPLFSYYSFHGPVFRVMLRLSRGMLPDKSRHYGFIGYCKRCGHSQAFSWDELGGIDCPCNKSNVSGSLVVLGPLWTGPLHTTTYITEMLNLAEQWGWTNSGMGLDLEKLLRQMIDESHPGLPPGYIIMDEVSKRAKVNSPRIKTMMSSIHQEGYVACRSHIASNALKTNCPMAECVRIAKELNSAE
- the LOC131320632 gene encoding superoxide dismutase [Mn], mitochondrial-like; amino-acid sequence: MALRTLATRRALRSGLGLGFQSTRGLQTFSLPDLPYDYGALEPAISGEIMQIHHQKHHQTYVTNYNKSLEQLDAAMAKGCASTVVKLQAAIKFNGGGHINHSVFWKNLAPVHEGGGEPPKGSLGWAIDTNFGSLESLIQKMSAEGAALQGSGWVWLGVDKEFKKLVIETTANQDPLVTKGPSLVPLIGIDVWEHAYYLQYKNVRPDYLKNIWKVIDWKYASEVYAKECP